A genomic stretch from Colwellia sp. Arc7-635 includes:
- a CDS encoding stress response translation initiation inhibitor YciH, giving the protein MTKTFSSLSDLASAFGKSIDDTANKQANADQSLVYSTSEGRINQTKSTVAPTPSDGFARVRRETKGRKGKGVVTITGLGLDSNGLKELAKKLKKNCGTGGSVVGEVIEVQGDKREEIKAVLEKNGFKVKFIGG; this is encoded by the coding sequence ATGACAAAAACATTTTCTAGCCTAAGTGACTTAGCAAGTGCCTTCGGTAAAAGTATCGACGATACTGCAAACAAGCAAGCTAATGCCGATCAATCGTTAGTCTATTCAACAAGCGAAGGAAGGATCAACCAAACAAAAAGCACAGTAGCACCCACTCCATCTGATGGCTTTGCAAGAGTACGCAGAGAAACAAAAGGTAGAAAAGGTAAAGGTGTTGTGACCATTACAGGCTTAGGTTTAGACAGTAACGGTTTGAAAGAACTGGCTAAAAAGCTTAAAAAAAACTGCGGCACAGGGGGTAGTGTCGTTGGCGAAGTCATAGAGGTTCAAGGTGACAAACGCGAAGAAATAAAAGCAGTACTTGAGAAAAACGGATTTAAAGTTAAATTCATTGGCGGTTAA